In Streptomyces qaidamensis, one DNA window encodes the following:
- a CDS encoding acyltransferase family protein has product MSEDTLRMRAVTTGGEAERRAPQPVPEPAGRRDAFFDNAKYLAIVLVAIGHAWEPLRDGSRAADALYMVVYSFHMPAFIVISGYFSRSFDAGPGRIRRLVTGLAVPYVVFETAYTLFTRWTDQEPDRPVSLLDPLYLTWFLAALFIWRLTTPIWQLVRWPLPIALVVAMLATLSPSIGNDLDLQRTLQFLPYFVLGLLLRPDHFHRVRRRAARILAVPVFAGALAVAYWAVPRMSGAWFYHRDSAEELAAPSWYGPVMTLTTFGCSLALVACFLAWVPGRRTWFTALGAGTLYGYLLHGFVAQGSKFWGWYEPAWVHRPLGEILVTVAAAVLVTALCTPPVRRVFRWVMEPDMAWAFRRNTGGRAREQSAVRA; this is encoded by the coding sequence ATGAGCGAGGACACCCTGCGCATGCGCGCGGTCACGACCGGCGGGGAAGCGGAACGGAGAGCGCCGCAGCCCGTGCCGGAACCGGCCGGCCGACGGGACGCGTTCTTCGACAACGCCAAGTACCTGGCGATCGTGCTGGTGGCGATCGGGCACGCCTGGGAGCCGCTGCGGGACGGCAGCCGGGCGGCCGACGCGCTCTACATGGTGGTGTACTCCTTCCACATGCCGGCGTTCATCGTCATCTCCGGCTACTTCTCGCGCTCCTTCGACGCGGGCCCGGGGCGGATCAGGCGCCTGGTCACCGGGCTCGCCGTGCCGTACGTCGTCTTCGAGACGGCCTACACCCTGTTCACCCGGTGGACCGACCAGGAGCCGGACCGGCCGGTCAGCCTGCTGGATCCCCTCTACCTGACCTGGTTCCTGGCGGCCCTGTTCATCTGGCGACTGACCACACCGATCTGGCAGCTTGTGCGGTGGCCGCTGCCGATCGCCCTGGTCGTCGCGATGCTGGCGACGCTCTCGCCGTCCATCGGCAACGACCTCGATCTGCAGCGCACGCTGCAGTTCCTGCCGTACTTCGTCCTCGGTCTGCTGCTGCGGCCCGACCACTTCCACCGGGTGCGGCGCCGCGCGGCGCGGATCCTGGCCGTGCCGGTCTTCGCCGGCGCGCTCGCGGTGGCCTACTGGGCGGTGCCGCGGATGAGCGGCGCCTGGTTCTACCATCGCGACAGCGCCGAGGAGCTGGCCGCCCCCTCCTGGTACGGGCCCGTCATGACGCTGACGACCTTCGGCTGCTCGCTGGCGCTGGTCGCCTGCTTCCTCGCCTGGGTGCCCGGCCGCCGCACCTGGTTCACCGCGCTGGGCGCGGGCACGCTCTACGGCTACCTGCTGCACGGTTTCGTCGCACAGGGGTCCAAGTTCTGGGGCTGGTACGAGCCGGCGTGGGTGCACCGGCCCCTGGGCGAGATCCTCGTGACGGTCGCCGCCGCGGTGCTCGTGACCGCACTGTGCACCCCGCCGGTGCGACGGGTCTTCCGCTGGGTGATGGAGCCCGACATGGCGTGGGCGTTCCGCCGGAACACGGGCGGTCGGGCGCGGGAGCAAAGCGCCGTACGCGCGTGA
- a CDS encoding alpha-galactosidase, whose product MVSNQRHGEFTWGHETLAARFAVAADGTLRLVRLAHPGDDREAAPQCALPLVELTALGHGSGWSGPRFTGTAFGARLAYRNHRTGQRDGWEWCTAELHDPATGLTAFVELTSPAGLPVLRSRVRLRNDGRAPLVVQSVSSLLLGALPAPDALDVHRARNDWLAECRWYAEPLRASVADINTDVHEHDSRAALALTGRGSWPTDGHLAMGALTERGGGRAWAWQVESPAGWRWDLGERAHGTYLALNGPTDAEHQWRIRLEPGEEFTTVPGALALGPDLDAALGALTSYRRAIRRPHPDHAALPVVFNDYMNTLMGDPTTAKLLPLIDAAADAGAEYFCIDSGWYDDDTRGWWDSVGAWQPSPRRFPDGGIRAVLDRIRERGMVPGLWLEPEVVGVRSPVAAELPPEAFFQRDGVRLTEQGRHQLDLRHPAARAHLDKTVDRIAGDWGVGYLKLDYNIVVDPGTQAPGDLAPGAGLLGHAQAYLDWLSGVLDRHPGLVVENCASGGMRMDGATLAAVQLQSTSDQQDPLSYPPIAASAPTAVPPEQGAVWAYPQPEYDDDLIAWTLGGALLGRIHLSGHLNRMSDHQRALVRDAVDVYKSIRGDLARALPFWPLSLPGWTDEWLALGLRVPGDGTAYLSVWRRGGPDELHIPVRHLAGRIVRAEILHPSSPAAGERGFGRAVWDGEGVTVSVPRTPGVLLIRLGQEP is encoded by the coding sequence ATGGTCTCCAACCAGCGGCACGGCGAGTTCACTTGGGGGCACGAGACACTCGCTGCCCGGTTCGCCGTCGCCGCCGACGGGACCCTGCGACTGGTCCGGCTGGCGCACCCCGGCGACGACCGCGAAGCCGCCCCCCAGTGCGCGCTCCCGCTGGTGGAGCTCACCGCCCTCGGCCACGGCAGCGGCTGGTCCGGCCCCCGCTTCACCGGCACTGCCTTCGGCGCGCGGCTCGCCTACCGGAACCACCGGACCGGCCAACGCGACGGCTGGGAGTGGTGCACCGCCGAACTCCACGACCCGGCGACCGGGTTGACGGCCTTCGTCGAACTCACCTCACCGGCCGGCCTGCCCGTCCTGCGCTCCCGCGTCCGGCTCCGCAACGACGGCCGTGCCCCCTTGGTCGTCCAGTCCGTCAGCAGCCTCCTGCTCGGCGCACTGCCCGCCCCCGACGCCCTCGACGTGCACCGGGCCCGCAACGACTGGCTCGCCGAGTGCCGTTGGTACGCCGAGCCGCTGCGCGCGTCCGTCGCCGACATCAACACGGACGTCCACGAGCACGACAGCCGGGCAGCCCTCGCCCTCACCGGGCGCGGCAGCTGGCCCACCGACGGACATCTGGCCATGGGCGCGCTGACCGAGCGGGGCGGCGGCCGGGCCTGGGCATGGCAGGTCGAGTCCCCGGCCGGCTGGCGCTGGGACCTCGGCGAACGCGCGCACGGCACCTACCTGGCGCTCAACGGCCCCACGGACGCGGAGCACCAGTGGCGGATCCGCCTCGAACCGGGCGAGGAGTTCACCACCGTCCCCGGCGCCCTGGCCCTCGGCCCGGACCTCGACGCCGCGCTGGGCGCCCTCACCTCCTACCGCCGGGCGATCCGCCGCCCGCACCCCGACCACGCCGCCCTCCCCGTCGTCTTCAACGACTACATGAACACCCTCATGGGCGACCCGACCACGGCCAAGCTGCTGCCGCTGATCGACGCCGCCGCCGACGCGGGCGCCGAGTACTTCTGCATCGACTCCGGCTGGTACGACGACGACACCCGGGGCTGGTGGGACAGCGTCGGTGCGTGGCAGCCCTCGCCGCGTCGTTTCCCCGACGGCGGCATCCGGGCCGTCCTGGACCGGATCCGGGAGCGCGGCATGGTGCCCGGGCTGTGGCTGGAGCCGGAGGTCGTCGGGGTGCGCAGCCCCGTCGCGGCCGAGCTGCCGCCCGAGGCGTTCTTCCAGCGTGACGGTGTACGCCTCACCGAACAGGGCCGCCACCAACTGGACCTGCGGCACCCGGCGGCCCGCGCCCACCTCGACAAGACCGTCGACCGGATCGCCGGCGACTGGGGCGTGGGCTACCTGAAGCTCGACTACAACATCGTCGTCGACCCCGGCACCCAGGCCCCCGGCGACCTCGCACCGGGAGCGGGCCTGCTCGGGCACGCCCAGGCCTACCTGGACTGGCTCTCCGGAGTCCTGGACCGCCACCCCGGCCTCGTCGTCGAGAACTGCGCCTCCGGCGGCATGCGCATGGACGGCGCCACCCTCGCCGCCGTCCAGCTCCAGTCCACCAGCGACCAGCAGGACCCGCTGAGCTACCCGCCCATCGCCGCCTCGGCGCCCACCGCGGTCCCGCCCGAGCAGGGCGCCGTCTGGGCCTACCCGCAGCCCGAGTACGACGACGACCTGATCGCCTGGACCCTCGGCGGGGCCCTCCTCGGCCGCATCCACCTCTCCGGTCACCTGAACCGCATGTCGGACCACCAGCGCGCCCTCGTCCGGGACGCCGTCGACGTCTACAAGTCGATCCGCGGCGACCTCGCCCGGGCCCTGCCGTTCTGGCCGCTGAGCCTGCCCGGCTGGACGGACGAGTGGCTGGCCCTGGGGCTGCGGGTCCCCGGTGACGGCACGGCGTACCTCTCGGTCTGGCGGCGCGGCGGACCGGACGAACTCCACATCCCCGTCCGGCACCTGGCGGGCCGGATCGTCCGGGCGGAGATCCTGCATCCGTCGTCGCCGGCGGCGGGGGAGCGCGGGTTCGGCCGGGCCGTCTGGGACGGGGAAGGGGTGACGGTGTCCGTGCCGCGCACGCCCGGGGTGCTGCTGATCCGGCTAGGTCAGGAGCCGTGA
- a CDS encoding LacI family DNA-binding transcriptional regulator, which yields MNVTGHTRRPASIRDVATAAGVSYQTVSRVINGHPSVRPATRERVLVAIEELGFRRNATALALASGRTRTVTVLTANTTHYGYASILQGIEESARAASYAVGIGVLESAEAAAVAAEVQRATDAGGGIVVIAYDPAGVRALGAVPDGLPVVGVVETPASPPGGESPWVWTDDREAAYQATRHLLSLGHETVHYVAIPSSTRRTSARTSGWRQALKESGAPEPRPVQSSWGPAGGHAAALKLARDPSVTAILCGNDDLALGVLRALHETGRAVPGEVSVAGFDDAPHSAFLTPSLTTVRLDFTGLGRAAFALLHGALEESAPVAPHPVSVPELVVRESSGPPPSGT from the coding sequence ATGAATGTGACCGGTCACACAAGGCGCCCGGCGAGCATCAGGGACGTCGCCACGGCCGCCGGGGTCTCGTACCAGACGGTCTCGCGGGTGATCAACGGCCATCCCAGCGTCCGGCCGGCCACCCGCGAGCGGGTGCTGGTCGCCATCGAGGAGCTGGGCTTCCGGCGCAACGCCACGGCCCTCGCCCTGGCCAGCGGACGCACCCGCACCGTGACCGTGCTCACCGCGAACACCACCCACTACGGCTACGCCTCGATCCTCCAGGGCATCGAGGAGTCCGCCCGGGCCGCTTCGTACGCGGTCGGCATCGGCGTACTGGAATCCGCCGAGGCAGCGGCCGTCGCCGCCGAAGTGCAGCGCGCGACGGACGCCGGCGGCGGGATCGTCGTGATCGCCTACGATCCGGCCGGTGTGCGGGCGCTGGGAGCGGTGCCCGACGGGCTGCCGGTCGTGGGCGTGGTCGAGACCCCGGCGAGCCCGCCCGGCGGCGAGAGCCCCTGGGTGTGGACCGACGACCGCGAGGCCGCCTACCAGGCGACCCGGCATCTGCTCTCCCTCGGCCACGAGACCGTGCACTACGTCGCCATCCCCTCCAGCACCCGCCGCACCAGCGCCCGCACCAGCGGCTGGCGGCAGGCGCTGAAGGAGTCGGGCGCCCCGGAACCCCGCCCGGTGCAGAGCAGTTGGGGACCTGCGGGCGGTCACGCGGCGGCGCTGAAGCTGGCGCGGGACCCGTCCGTCACCGCGATCCTGTGCGGCAACGACGACCTCGCGCTCGGCGTGCTCCGCGCCCTGCACGAGACGGGCCGCGCGGTGCCGGGCGAGGTCAGCGTGGCGGGATTCGACGACGCCCCGCACTCCGCCTTCCTCACCCCGTCCCTGACGACCGTGCGCCTCGACTTCACCGGCCTCGGCCGGGCCGCGTTCGCCCTGTTGCACGGGGCGCTGGAGGAGTCCGCGCCGGTCGCCCCGCACCCCGTGTCGGTACCGGAACTGGTGGTGCGGGAGAGCTCGGGCCCTCCGCCCTCCGGGACCTGA
- a CDS encoding ABC transporter substrate-binding protein, producing MNRRVLPALALICAAGLAATACSDPTAGDSGGDDAGQTAVNPTARLEGVKLTMWTAQNTVNAPKQVIDAFEKATGAEVDTQAIPDLYEQNVPTKLASGDRPDLMFWQPSISTLPFVQPQQNLLTLDAEPWVSELGDTEKSLGVIDGKRYAAIVTSPAMLGVYYNKDVFRQAGIAEKDFPRSYDELLALGHKVTDKTDAAAFYEAGGDKWPLQWQMQVQLTDLDQQWWADLNAGKKKWTDPVVVGAIKKYKDKLLDAGLAQKNYRTGTFTGQADALWKGEAGMVLNVTSFQSQLQAKYSTAEIDKRIGWFPVANSSATGLYSPDQTNGVVAFKTGDEKRQNAARQFLAFWLGPDYPDYIKAMKIPSVQPSVPTPGGLPETSKAQVAALPKAIGVFQAKAIVAPDTHLYLADMIFGKKSPQQVAQAIQDQFAQVAKAQGAPGF from the coding sequence ATGAACAGAAGAGTTCTCCCCGCCCTGGCACTGATATGTGCCGCGGGACTGGCCGCCACCGCGTGCAGTGATCCCACCGCCGGGGACTCCGGTGGGGACGACGCCGGGCAGACGGCGGTGAACCCGACCGCACGGCTGGAGGGCGTGAAGCTGACCATGTGGACCGCGCAGAACACGGTCAACGCACCCAAGCAGGTCATCGACGCCTTCGAGAAGGCCACCGGAGCCGAGGTCGACACCCAGGCGATCCCGGACCTCTACGAGCAGAACGTGCCGACGAAACTGGCCTCCGGCGACCGCCCCGACCTGATGTTCTGGCAGCCGTCCATCTCCACCCTGCCGTTCGTCCAGCCGCAGCAGAACCTCCTCACGCTCGACGCCGAGCCCTGGGTCTCCGAGCTCGGTGACACGGAGAAGTCCCTCGGCGTCATCGACGGCAAGCGCTACGCGGCGATCGTCACCAGCCCGGCCATGCTCGGCGTCTACTACAACAAGGACGTCTTCAGGCAGGCGGGCATCGCCGAAAAGGACTTCCCCCGGTCCTACGACGAACTGCTCGCCCTCGGCCACAAGGTCACCGACAAGACCGACGCGGCCGCCTTCTACGAGGCCGGTGGCGACAAGTGGCCGCTCCAGTGGCAGATGCAGGTCCAGCTCACCGATCTGGACCAGCAGTGGTGGGCGGACCTGAACGCCGGCAAGAAGAAGTGGACCGACCCGGTCGTGGTCGGCGCGATCAAGAAGTACAAGGACAAGCTGCTCGACGCCGGGCTCGCCCAGAAGAACTACCGCACGGGTACGTTCACCGGGCAGGCCGACGCCCTGTGGAAGGGCGAGGCCGGCATGGTCCTCAACGTCACCTCCTTCCAGAGCCAGTTGCAGGCCAAGTACTCCACCGCCGAGATCGACAAGAGGATCGGCTGGTTCCCGGTCGCCAACTCCTCCGCGACCGGCCTGTACTCCCCCGACCAGACCAACGGGGTCGTCGCCTTCAAGACGGGTGACGAGAAGCGGCAGAACGCGGCCCGGCAGTTCCTCGCCTTCTGGCTCGGCCCGGACTACCCGGACTACATCAAGGCGATGAAGATCCCGTCCGTGCAGCCGTCCGTACCCACTCCCGGCGGTCTGCCCGAGACGTCCAAGGCCCAGGTCGCGGCCCTGCCGAAGGCCATCGGCGTGTTCCAGGCCAAGGCCATCGTCGCCCCCGACACGCACCTCTACCTGGCCGACATGATCTTCGGCAAGAAGAGCCCGCAGCAGGTCGCGCAGGCGATCCAGGACCAGTTCGCGCAGGTGGCCAAGGCCCAGGGCGCACCCGGGTTCTGA
- a CDS encoding carbohydrate ABC transporter permease, giving the protein MADTVVRTRKQPSAAGPPRSVGRLPRAAVHHPWWFALPAIAVFAGFFLVPNLLNFYYPFTDWSSYHADIAFTGLDNFRTIADDGSLLRAIRTTLVYALLAALFQNGFGLVLALLLEDDSRFNRFFRAVFFLPVLISALATGYVFQALLDQDGAVNSVLGTDIPWLGSTTWTLVIVTLIHGWKWMGLAMLIYLAGLKGIPGDMLEAARIDGAGPWRTFWSVRWPMLAPAVTFNVTTALIGSMNTFDIVQATTGGGPAASTEVFNIYMFRIFGQGLYAQASAMSLVLFLVVVAVAIPLVVGLRRREQLL; this is encoded by the coding sequence ATGGCGGACACGGTCGTACGGACACGCAAGCAGCCATCGGCAGCCGGCCCGCCGAGGAGCGTGGGGCGGCTCCCGCGCGCCGCGGTGCACCACCCCTGGTGGTTCGCGCTCCCCGCCATCGCCGTCTTCGCGGGGTTCTTCCTGGTGCCCAACCTGCTGAACTTCTATTACCCGTTCACCGACTGGTCGTCGTACCACGCGGACATCGCCTTCACGGGCCTGGACAACTTCCGGACCATCGCCGACGACGGTTCGCTGCTGCGCGCGATCCGCACGACGCTGGTGTACGCGCTGCTGGCGGCGCTGTTCCAGAACGGTTTCGGGCTGGTGCTGGCGCTGCTGCTGGAGGACGACAGCCGCTTCAACCGGTTCTTCCGGGCCGTCTTCTTCCTGCCCGTGTTGATCTCGGCCCTCGCGACCGGGTACGTCTTCCAGGCGCTCCTCGACCAGGACGGAGCCGTCAACTCCGTGCTGGGCACCGACATCCCGTGGCTGGGCTCGACGACCTGGACGCTGGTGATCGTCACCCTGATCCACGGCTGGAAGTGGATGGGCCTGGCCATGCTGATCTATCTGGCGGGTCTGAAGGGCATCCCGGGCGACATGCTCGAAGCCGCCCGGATCGACGGGGCCGGGCCGTGGCGGACGTTCTGGTCGGTGCGCTGGCCGATGCTCGCGCCGGCCGTCACCTTCAACGTCACCACGGCGCTGATCGGTTCGATGAACACCTTCGACATCGTGCAGGCCACGACCGGCGGCGGGCCCGCGGCCTCCACCGAGGTCTTCAACATCTACATGTTCCGGATCTTCGGGCAGGGCCTGTACGCGCAGGCCTCCGCGATGAGTCTCGTGCTCTTCCTGGTCGTGGTCGCCGTGGCGATCCCGCTGGTCGTGGGGCTCCGGCGAAGGGAGCAGCTGCTGTGA
- a CDS encoding carbohydrate ABC transporter permease — MTPVWRYGRPALVLLLAGLAVGVPLWLVAVTSAKPQAEAIKPNLDLPRHWQPAANYADALGEGEMLRGFLNSLLVVVPSVVLVLILGAGAAWVFARRKSRLVSAAYALCISGLLLPPAVITIVMELRQLGLAGTRPGMIAVYTGMYLSTSIFFMTGFIRAIPTELEEAARMDGATPSRIFWRIVLPLLRPVIATATIMVMLYAWSDVFYAFFVLGGGDRATLPLNLYQVASAQLYLNNWHLVFAYVVVMSLPMVAVFLVGQRKIVSGITSGAVK, encoded by the coding sequence GTGACCCCGGTGTGGCGCTACGGCCGTCCCGCCCTGGTCCTGCTGCTGGCCGGGCTGGCCGTGGGCGTGCCGCTGTGGCTGGTCGCCGTCACCTCGGCCAAGCCGCAGGCGGAGGCGATCAAGCCGAACCTGGACCTGCCCCGGCACTGGCAGCCCGCCGCCAACTACGCGGACGCCCTGGGCGAGGGCGAGATGCTGCGCGGCTTCCTCAACTCCCTGCTGGTCGTGGTGCCTTCCGTGGTCCTGGTGCTGATCCTGGGCGCGGGTGCCGCCTGGGTCTTCGCGCGGCGGAAGTCGAGGCTGGTGTCGGCGGCGTACGCGCTGTGCATCAGCGGGCTGCTGCTGCCGCCCGCCGTCATCACCATCGTGATGGAGCTGCGCCAGCTGGGCCTGGCCGGCACCCGCCCCGGCATGATCGCCGTCTACACCGGCATGTATCTGTCGACGTCGATCTTCTTCATGACCGGCTTCATCCGCGCCATCCCCACGGAACTGGAGGAGGCGGCCCGGATGGACGGGGCGACACCGTCGCGGATCTTCTGGCGGATCGTCCTGCCGCTGCTCCGGCCGGTCATCGCCACGGCGACGATCATGGTGATGCTCTATGCCTGGAGCGACGTCTTCTACGCGTTCTTCGTCCTCGGCGGCGGAGACCGGGCGACCCTGCCGCTCAACCTCTACCAGGTCGCCAGCGCCCAGCTCTACCTCAACAACTGGCATCTCGTCTTCGCGTACGTCGTGGTGATGAGCCTGCCCATGGTCGCCGTGTTCCTCGTCGGCCAGCGAAAGATCGTGTCCGGAATCACCAGTGGAGCCGTCAAGTGA
- a CDS encoding carbohydrate-binding protein — MAATLPAAGPAAAAADPQRLTVDLDASEGPVMLGANGSLYGLSDDGVPSDAVMEPLKITSVSQKPEGGAQHPNGDALTVSKSFFRTGGGEINVMMQDIYAKWPYEDLGIDDYLPKVDKIVKEISADQNSDRFVYIPFNEPDQIWYKLDVKDQAQYEKNRDRFFKDWKTVYQRIRAIDPDARIAGPNEAAYHTRLLKDFLAFTKRENVVPQVMTWHELGSGSLRDFQAHYDEYRKLEREAGIAPLKINIDEYANRRDLSVPGQLVQWVSMFERNKVFANMAYWDAAGNLSGHVVRSNIPNGGWWLFRWYAGLTGNTVKVTPPQPNTVDTLQGLASLDTSRRQAQVLLGGADGDSDVVVKNVPRSVFGRTVTATVAEASWSGYEGQHAAPRVLARTKVKVAGDGSATVPLRGLHKMSAYRIVLTPGGSGSPAAASVPWSASYEAEDAAITDGKVYTQGTVSNANGYAASGTKDVGSLNQPGSKVAFTVEVPKDGTYDLAVLYGNQSGGPATQKLTVDGADPVTVTYPSTENWTYRAKSDVRVRLKAGTHQLVLAKGDAEVTLDRIDLTSDTGAALTSYEATLADISGKPSYDYSSSAGVGTGALVLRSGDKAVFDVYAPRDGYYTVTPRTSAAVGLALHGEKVTAAPGRPLRLYLVAGNNRVAMTSGHAAVRSLDVSGDGSTSGTLSYEGASATLAGGAKLVDSPHASAGSYIGWLGNSPSSTAEFTVTAPRSGRYVMVVHYAHNDRRDNGHAYNTDIMSRTADIRVGGAPPQKVTFKNTWSWDDYWTVGVPVDLAKGANKVTFGNTTAWAPNIDRIELGRVVG, encoded by the coding sequence ATGGCAGCCACCCTTCCCGCGGCCGGTCCCGCGGCAGCCGCAGCCGATCCGCAACGCCTCACCGTCGACCTCGACGCCTCCGAGGGCCCGGTGATGCTCGGCGCCAACGGCTCCCTCTACGGGCTCAGCGACGACGGGGTGCCCAGCGACGCCGTGATGGAGCCCCTGAAGATCACCAGCGTCTCGCAGAAGCCGGAGGGCGGCGCCCAGCACCCCAACGGCGACGCGCTCACGGTCTCGAAGTCGTTCTTCCGCACCGGCGGCGGCGAGATCAACGTGATGATGCAGGACATCTACGCCAAGTGGCCCTACGAGGACCTCGGCATCGACGACTACCTCCCCAAGGTCGACAAGATCGTCAAGGAGATATCGGCCGACCAGAACAGCGACCGCTTCGTCTACATCCCCTTCAACGAGCCCGACCAGATCTGGTACAAGCTCGACGTAAAGGACCAGGCCCAGTACGAGAAGAACCGCGACCGGTTCTTCAAGGACTGGAAGACGGTGTACCAGCGGATCCGCGCGATCGACCCGGACGCCCGCATCGCCGGACCCAACGAAGCCGCCTATCACACGCGTCTGCTGAAGGACTTCCTCGCCTTCACCAAGCGGGAGAACGTCGTGCCCCAGGTGATGACCTGGCACGAGCTCGGCTCCGGCTCCCTGCGCGACTTCCAGGCCCACTACGACGAATACCGCAAGCTGGAGCGCGAGGCGGGCATCGCCCCGCTGAAGATCAACATCGACGAGTACGCCAACCGCCGCGACCTGTCCGTGCCCGGGCAGCTCGTGCAGTGGGTGTCGATGTTCGAACGCAACAAGGTGTTCGCCAACATGGCGTACTGGGACGCCGCCGGCAATCTCAGCGGCCATGTGGTGCGCTCCAACATCCCCAACGGCGGCTGGTGGCTGTTCCGCTGGTACGCGGGCCTGACCGGGAACACCGTGAAGGTGACGCCGCCGCAGCCGAACACCGTCGACACCCTGCAGGGGCTCGCCTCCCTGGACACCTCCCGCCGCCAGGCCCAGGTGCTGCTCGGAGGCGCGGACGGCGACTCGGACGTGGTCGTGAAGAACGTCCCGCGCTCGGTGTTCGGCCGTACGGTCACCGCGACGGTGGCCGAGGCCTCCTGGTCCGGCTACGAGGGGCAGCACGCGGCTCCGCGGGTCCTGGCGCGCACCAAGGTGAAGGTCGCGGGCGACGGCTCGGCGACGGTCCCGCTGCGCGGCCTGCACAAGATGTCGGCGTACCGGATCGTCCTCACCCCCGGCGGCTCGGGCAGCCCGGCTGCCGCCTCCGTCCCGTGGTCGGCGTCGTACGAGGCCGAGGACGCCGCCATCACCGACGGCAAGGTCTACACCCAGGGCACGGTGAGCAACGCCAACGGCTACGCCGCCTCCGGCACCAAGGACGTCGGCTCCCTCAACCAGCCGGGCAGCAAGGTCGCGTTCACGGTGGAGGTGCCGAAGGACGGCACATACGACCTCGCGGTCCTGTACGGCAACCAGTCCGGCGGTCCCGCCACGCAGAAGCTGACCGTCGACGGCGCCGACCCGGTAACGGTCACCTACCCCTCGACCGAGAACTGGACCTACCGCGCCAAGAGCGACGTACGCGTCCGACTCAAGGCGGGGACGCACCAGTTGGTGCTGGCCAAGGGCGACGCCGAGGTCACGCTCGACCGGATCGACCTGACGAGCGACACCGGCGCGGCCTTGACGTCGTACGAGGCCACCCTGGCGGACATCAGCGGCAAGCCGTCGTACGACTACTCGTCCTCGGCCGGTGTGGGCACGGGTGCCCTGGTGCTGCGCTCCGGAGACAAGGCCGTCTTCGACGTGTACGCCCCGCGCGACGGCTACTACACGGTGACCCCGCGAACCTCGGCGGCGGTGGGACTCGCCCTGCACGGCGAGAAGGTCACGGCGGCGCCCGGCCGCCCGCTGCGGCTGTACCTCGTCGCGGGCAACAACCGGGTCGCGATGACGTCGGGGCACGCCGCCGTCCGCTCCCTCGACGTCTCCGGCGACGGCTCGACGTCCGGCACCCTCTCCTACGAGGGGGCCTCGGCCACGCTCGCGGGTGGCGCGAAGCTCGTGGACAGCCCGCACGCGTCCGCCGGCTCGTACATCGGCTGGCTCGGCAACAGCCCCTCCAGCACCGCCGAGTTCACGGTGACCGCGCCGAGGTCCGGCCGCTATGTGATGGTCGTCCACTACGCCCACAACGACCGCCGGGACAACGGCCACGCCTACAACACGGACATCATGTCCCGTACGGCCGACATCAGGGTCGGGGGCGCCCCACCGCAGAAGGTCACGTTCAAGAACACCTGGAGCTGGGACGACTACTGGACGGTCGGCGTCCCGGTCGATCTGGCGAAGGGCGCGAACAAGGTGACGTTCGGCAACACCACCGCCTGGGCGCCGAACATCGACCGGATCGAGCTGGGCCGGGTCGTGGGCTGA
- a CDS encoding M56 family metallopeptidase, protein MGVFVFLPLILPLTAWPVARLAEQHLHPRTATRLLTVLAVVLSLCSTVCLALVMVVGTAQLPGNPLPDGWSDAEVRAAVPYDEVVGKAAIPALCAVVVACVRTVRRHGRVRRQAHRALAGLRETEVAVLPDAVPYAYALPPGGRRTGGGVSSAGTGRGRVVVTTALLDRLRPAERRALFAHERAHLAARHDRYLLAVQLAARANPFLRPLRTAVAYTAERWADEEAARVIGSRRTVARAIGTAALVSRGTPLPTLAGLAAPGPVPRRVAALLGPAPAVRPWPPAFTAVGAAAWGAAAGTAISAMSSANSAVTMVLILHAATPL, encoded by the coding sequence ATGGGGGTCTTCGTCTTTCTGCCACTGATCCTGCCGCTCACCGCCTGGCCGGTCGCCCGCCTCGCCGAACAGCATCTGCATCCGCGCACCGCGACCCGGCTGCTGACGGTGCTGGCCGTGGTGCTGTCCCTGTGCAGCACGGTCTGCCTGGCGCTGGTGATGGTGGTCGGCACCGCCCAACTGCCCGGCAACCCGCTGCCGGACGGCTGGTCCGACGCCGAGGTGCGGGCGGCGGTGCCGTACGACGAGGTCGTGGGCAAGGCCGCGATCCCCGCGCTGTGTGCGGTCGTCGTCGCCTGTGTCCGGACGGTGCGGCGGCACGGGCGGGTACGTCGTCAGGCGCATCGTGCCCTGGCCGGGCTGCGGGAGACGGAGGTGGCGGTGCTGCCCGACGCCGTGCCCTACGCGTACGCCCTGCCGCCCGGCGGGCGCCGGACCGGCGGTGGGGTGTCGAGCGCCGGTACCGGGCGGGGCCGTGTCGTGGTGACCACGGCCCTGCTGGACCGGCTCCGGCCGGCCGAGCGCCGGGCCTTGTTCGCCCACGAGCGGGCACACCTCGCCGCACGGCACGACCGCTACCTGCTCGCCGTGCAACTGGCGGCCCGCGCCAACCCGTTCCTGCGACCGCTGCGTACCGCCGTGGCGTACACGGCGGAGCGGTGGGCGGACGAGGAGGCGGCCCGGGTGATCGGCAGCCGCCGCACGGTGGCGAGGGCGATCGGCACCGCCGCGCTCGTCTCGCGGGGCACCCCGCTGCCCACCCTCGCGGGACTCGCGGCTCCCGGCCCGGTGCCGCGCCGGGTGGCGGCGCTGCTCGGCCCGGCCCCAGCCGTGCGCCCTTGGCCGCCGGCGTTCACGGCGGTCGGAGCGGCGGCGTGGGGCGCGGCCGCCGGGACGGCCATCTCGGCGATGTCGTCCGCGAACTCGGCGGTCACGATGGTCCTGATCCTGCACGCGGCGACGCCGCTCTGA